cagtcacatcagtcattgttaaagagtcctcatgctcctttaccaaccttcaatagtactgaaggcgaagatcttgggaagttttttgtagaatttgaacaaaccctttcaaagtttaagttcccagaatatgacaagttattgttgttaaaacagcaggtaaagggaagagctctcacattaattaacactttggatgttcaaagtcagagttatgctgatgcaaaagctttgctagagaaggctttaggctcaagagaagttcaaatttttaataccataaagcaaatctcttcaataaaactttcagatgatgatgatccttttgaatatattgggaaagtaagcaatttagtagcaagcgttaggaccttaaatattgatgttgacatgtttcttcagttcttcttctggaatggcttaaatgagaaatttaagtgtcatatgactgccataactaacaaaattaggccatctcttgcagagattagggataatttctttgatgctagtgagagatatttacaaggtaaaaaatgtaagaaagtggagaaacaaaagtctgacactactagctttgctgccaaggtttcttttgactctaaagtaggtaaatgcagcatttgtagtaaattgggcaaagatccaagtcattttctgagtaaatgtcctaactttgtatctagcaaagataaaagaaaaaaattggaggaactgggtgcttgctcaaagtgtggctatcctagtcacatattatcagaatgcagattcagatttaattccaaatgtaaaaactgcaagggctggcatatgtcatttttgtgtcccgatgaaaaaggtgctaccagtattaaagaaaatccaaattccgaaaagaaaaaagttaaagccagtaacagtacagatagagttagaaactctgagagtggtaatggagatgttgttggtagttcaagcagtagtgttgctgctataactgaagttttaaattgtgaggttgagggatatacaattttgccaacttttaatatttcaattaaaggtaccaatctcagggtccttaaagacactggatgtcaagcaaattacattgaagaaaatttggctcaagatttaaatttgaaagttgtaaataatggagtttctttaaccattaatggtattaattcctctaagagttataagactaaacaagttgaaattgagttgccaattggtagcaatagttacattgtatatgcattttgtcttccctcaattgatgtttcattgcagttacctgggttaaatgaagtagtcagtgggtttgtttcaaagggatacaagctagcagatcagggattgttaaattctacagataggatagacaatattaaatttatattaggatcagagtccttgcattgtatccctgaaaaggatatagtatttggaaaatccaatgactccatttattctgatacatgcttgggtatattattaaagggagacataaataaattaaagagcaatttaagattcttgaagccttgttcttccatgaagtcgaatgtgcaacatatgttaaaagctgtaaatgtacttccaacagggacgaaagagaacgtttcagtagaatcctcatctttaaatgacctggagacttctaatacatatgagttgtttgatgatgatggtcagataatagaatctgagttgaatagggctacaaatgaatgcttagaactctcttgtaaatattatgttggggaagacagaggtcaatatcatgaagataatgtagagctgaatgacaggcttatagagtatgctttagaagaaacccataggactgctgatggaagattgtgtatgccactgttatggaacccgaaagttagtcatctactaggccgcaactacaatttagccaaatcagtgttgaaaacccttacatctaaattagaaaaagtacctgataagttagccttggtaaatgacacctttaagactcgggaaacattaggcatcattaaggaaaatatgaccaaagccattgattaccccataggaattgttaaagagctgaccaagaatatttacgatgaagttactggggctaaattaatgctaggtaaaagtcgAGGATTTGTCAAGAgtcatgtgacaagcctgattcctttaatgtcaagtgaccattgacagcatggctaaaacttaagaaaattctttcactgtttcacaggaagacatttaatctgtatatattattagttaagtttattttgctttaaatttattttccattgacttttcagatgaaaattcaatccctcccctcggagtgtataaaaaatatatatttaaatatatattcctaaaatattttgtttaaagtttaaggatattttgggtgattgagaaattttctttgatcggtaattaccttacctggagaaacatcccttggaatgggtaattatctccgtagtttactttataatttctttgaatttgtttccttcaatttgtttattctaatgtaattctggtttgttcaattaatgtttgaggctttatttttcctaatcactttaaataaaattgtgctaattaactgacctcagccttcgttgtgcaaaccaaagtaaataggagttaaagataactactaactacctaattttctgaatattccgagccaaacaactctacgaagtaacatCGAAGTCACTGTTGAaagggaaaaccagtccaacaccaaccgtcaagaagtgattactctccttcacctcaccttaccttgggacattttaccggttctatttgtcgtcgtagtgctggactttttctaaattactctacaacgatgggactcattgtgtttagtgctacgaaaaccgagtgtaaaactatgaactaaattaactctacacctcgtctgatgaatgtggaggcgaccagcagcaaaggctatggaattatcatacccatgctctttttcatcctgtgaagtcattataaggtgggtcattgtattgattggcacaatagtagtggcatttcttggtgacttttatcatcctcaagtcaaaaaataaataaagccttgaactcagtaattgaaaatcgctcttgaaactaggtttgtttataggctactgtaattaaaattatcaattgtcgaccttaaattgcttgttaattgaaattcggccttttaacgtatattcttaagtgatgccctcatcgcatatatttcatttgttaattaggtcaaaatattgaaatggttggcttttgatttgcaattctgggaattaatattaaatttatattagttttggaggtgaattaaactttttgatttacctttatatattgtaaacaattttagtgtagtcaaaaattctattcatattttcatttaaacaattccatacaaattctggttttcaatttgaattgggtgattaaagatttacctatcttttaggtctggctcaaggtggagtggaaagcttgggacaggagtacatctgccaatgcttctaggtttgctttaccagaagcaatcgctactccaagtgaactagcatcaactgacaaccaactgtatataataaatttgtcaagattatttaaaatctacagatgttagtttctgtattacaaataaatattttgttataacacggtcgtttgttctaagtcattttttctgctcaaatgataataataataataataataataataataataattcacacagCATTACCACAGCCTCCTTTCAGAGACCCCATCTTTTTACTGCCTCTGTCAGATTGCATCTCTTCTTGTCTTCCCACGACC
Above is a window of Palaemon carinicauda isolate YSFRI2023 chromosome 30, ASM3689809v2, whole genome shotgun sequence DNA encoding:
- the LOC137623808 gene encoding uncharacterized protein — encoded protein: MTELLIKSRKYVRKSVTEIYNKKDRFSLYSDIERSTLKLRLEEHFTKLSDLDSKIQTSKFSTDCDEAALEVELDACEQYKTKIQESISTLQNLPQVRHLPIDNQSHQSLLKSPHAPLPTFNSTEGEDLGKFFVEFEQTLSKFKFPEYDKLLLLKQQVKGRALTLINTLDVQSQSYADAKALLEKALGSREVQIFNTIKQISSIKLSDDDDPFEYIGKVSNLVASVRTLNIDVDMFLQFFFWNGLNEKFKCHMTAITNKIRPSLAEIRDNFFDASERYLQGKKCKKVEKQKSDTTSFAAKVSFDSKVGKCSICSKLGKDPSHFLSKCPNFVSSKDKRKKLEELGACSKCGYPSHILSECRFRFNSKCKNCKGWHMSFLCPDEKGATSIKENPNSEKKKVKASNSTDRVRNSESGNGDVVGSSSSSVAAITEVLNCEVEGYTILPTFNISIKGTNLRVLKDTGCQANYIEENLAQDLNLKVVNNGVSLTINGINSSKSYKTKQVEIELPIGSNSYIVYAFCLPSIDVSLQLPGLNEVVSGFVSKGYKLADQGLLNSTDRIDNIKFILGSESLHCIPEKDIVFGKSNDSIYSDTCLGILLKGDINKLKSNLRFLKPCSSMKSNVQHMLKAVNVLPTGTKENVSVESSSLNDLETSNTYELFDDDGQIIESELNRATNECLELSCKYYVGEDRGQYHEDNVELNDRLIEYALEETHRTADGRLCMPLLWNPKVSHLLGRNYNLAKSVLKTLTSKLEKVPDKLALVNDTFKTRETLGIIKENMTKAIDYPIGIVKELTKNIYDEVTGAKLMLGKSRGFVKSHVTSLIPLMSSDH